The Thiohalophilus sp. genome has a window encoding:
- a CDS encoding PilZ domain-containing protein — protein sequence MASEPVSDKRNHARFALALDVRVSFEDDSFILKTRDISDGGVFLSVEEEAITLPPLGSRVSLQVQTPLQDDEPAPVVEGEVVRRTDDGIGIRFLEEA from the coding sequence ATGGCCAGCGAGCCGGTCAGTGATAAACGCAATCATGCCCGTTTTGCCCTGGCACTGGATGTCAGGGTGAGCTTTGAGGATGACAGTTTCATTCTCAAAACCCGCGATATCAGCGACGGTGGCGTGTTTCTGTCGGTCGAAGAGGAGGCTATCACGCTGCCACCACTGGGCAGTCGGGTCAGCCTGCAGGTCCAGACCCCGCTGCAGGACGATGAGCCCGCACCGGTGGTCGAAGGCGAAGTGGTCCGCCGTACCGACGACGGTATCGGCATCCGGTTTTTGGAAGAGGCATGA
- a CDS encoding YdcH family protein, whose product MDEHEAAQLRDKLQTLVSEHRDLDDVINRLAQDPTIDQLQLSRMKKRKLQLKDLIARVRSRLIPDMEA is encoded by the coding sequence ATGGATGAACACGAGGCTGCACAATTACGTGACAAGCTGCAGACCCTGGTATCCGAACATCGGGATCTCGACGATGTCATCAATCGCCTGGCCCAGGATCCCACCATCGATCAGTTGCAGCTGAGCCGCATGAAAAAACGCAAACTGCAGCTCAAGGATCTGATCGCCCGGGTCCGCAGCCGCCTGATTCCCGATATGGAGGCCTGA
- a CDS encoding ATP-binding cassette domain-containing protein, whose protein sequence is MPPILTFKNVSLSFGEQPLLDQVELQLERGERVCLVGRNGSGKSTLMHLLNGDIRPDDGEIWHPDTLRIAHLHQDVPKEAGQTVFEVVAGGLQEAGALLSAYHQALQQFDNSPQQVERLSELQHQLEAVDGWRLEQRVASAISKMDLPEQAPLATLSGGMKRRVLMARALVSEPDLLLLDEPTNHLDIEGITWLEQFLLGYPGCLVFITHDRSFLQNLATRIIQLDRGQLTSWPGDYQHYLEKKEQLLEAEEKQRARQDKKLAEEEAWIRKGIKARRTRNMGRVRALQEMRDQVRQRRDRQGQVRLNLDEAESSGKLVAEVEHVNFAYDGKPILKDFSTRIMRGDRIGIIGPNGVGKSTLIRVLLGEVKPDSGRVRLGTKLEIAYFDQHRAILDPQKSVLDNLNEGSEMVEVQGRKRHAIGYLREFLFPVKQVHAPVRSLSGGEHNRLLLAKLFTQPANLLVLDEPTNDLDVETLELLEDLLLNYDGTLILVSHDRTFLDNVVTSVLVFEEEGVVNEYVGGYHDWYRYRQQHPLTPRDSSGADSTGTAPVPETPAPQASKRKLAYREQQELKALPQKIEQLEQEQQQLQEKISDPAFYQQASDTIATTLQRLDQINAELEACFARWETLE, encoded by the coding sequence ATGCCGCCTATTTTAACCTTCAAGAATGTGAGCCTCAGCTTCGGTGAGCAACCGTTGCTGGATCAGGTCGAGCTGCAGCTCGAACGGGGCGAGCGGGTTTGTCTGGTCGGGCGTAATGGCTCGGGCAAGTCGACCCTCATGCACCTGCTCAATGGCGATATCCGGCCCGATGACGGTGAAATCTGGCATCCGGATACCCTGCGCATCGCCCATCTGCATCAGGATGTGCCGAAGGAGGCGGGGCAGACGGTCTTCGAGGTCGTGGCCGGCGGATTGCAGGAGGCGGGGGCGTTACTGAGCGCCTATCATCAGGCACTGCAACAGTTTGATAATTCCCCGCAGCAGGTGGAACGGCTGAGCGAGTTGCAACATCAGCTCGAAGCAGTGGACGGCTGGCGACTGGAGCAGCGGGTGGCTTCCGCGATCAGTAAAATGGATCTGCCCGAACAGGCGCCACTGGCGACCCTGTCCGGCGGTATGAAGCGGCGCGTGCTGATGGCCCGCGCACTGGTCAGCGAACCGGATCTGTTATTACTGGATGAGCCGACCAACCACCTGGATATCGAGGGCATCACCTGGCTCGAGCAGTTCCTGCTTGGCTATCCGGGGTGCCTGGTCTTTATCACCCATGACCGCAGCTTTTTACAGAATCTGGCCACCCGGATTATTCAGCTGGATCGCGGCCAGCTCACTTCCTGGCCGGGTGATTACCAGCATTACCTGGAGAAAAAGGAACAGCTGCTGGAGGCCGAGGAAAAACAGCGTGCCCGGCAGGACAAGAAACTGGCCGAAGAGGAAGCCTGGATCCGCAAGGGCATCAAGGCCCGGCGCACCCGCAACATGGGCCGGGTGCGTGCCCTGCAGGAGATGCGCGATCAGGTGCGCCAGCGTCGCGATCGCCAGGGCCAGGTCCGGCTCAACCTGGACGAAGCGGAGAGTTCCGGCAAACTGGTGGCGGAGGTGGAGCACGTCAATTTTGCCTATGACGGCAAGCCGATCCTGAAAGATTTTTCCACCCGCATCATGCGCGGCGACCGTATCGGGATCATCGGCCCCAACGGCGTCGGCAAAAGTACCCTGATCCGCGTGTTACTCGGCGAGGTCAAACCGGACAGCGGCCGGGTGCGTCTGGGGACCAAACTGGAAATCGCCTATTTCGATCAGCACCGGGCGATCCTCGACCCGCAAAAATCGGTACTGGACAATCTCAACGAAGGCAGCGAGATGGTCGAGGTGCAGGGGCGCAAGCGCCACGCCATCGGTTATTTGCGCGAATTTCTGTTCCCGGTCAAACAGGTGCATGCGCCGGTCAGAAGCCTTTCCGGGGGCGAACACAACCGTCTGTTACTGGCCAAACTGTTCACCCAGCCGGCCAACCTGCTGGTGCTGGACGAACCGACCAACGATCTCGATGTGGAAACCCTCGAGCTGCTCGAGGATCTGCTGCTGAACTATGACGGGACGCTGATACTGGTCAGCCATGATCGGACCTTTCTCGATAACGTGGTCACCAGCGTGCTGGTGTTCGAGGAGGAAGGCGTGGTGAATGAATATGTCGGTGGCTATCACGACTGGTATCGCTATCGCCAGCAGCACCCGTTAACGCCGCGGGACAGTAGCGGCGCCGATTCCACCGGCACCGCGCCGGTGCCCGAAACACCCGCGCCGCAGGCCAGCAAGCGCAAACTCGCTTACCGGGAGCAACAGGAACTCAAGGCCTTGCCCCAAAAGATCGAACAACTGGAGCAGGAACAGCAGCAGTTGCAGGAGAAGATCAGCGATCCGGCCTTTTATCAACAGGCAAGTGACACCATTGCCACCACCCTGCAGCGCCTGGATCAGATCAACGCCGAACTGGAGGCCTGCTTTGCGCGTTGGGAAACGCTGGAGTAA
- a CDS encoding DMT family transporter, with translation MSVPTAYIGVVLIWSTTPLAIKWSGEGPGFLFGVAARMWLGALVCVILLTLLSRGLPRDRAALKSYLAGGIGVFGAMTSVYWGAQYIPSGLISVLFGLTPIVTGVMAALWLQERALSWHKLGGIVLALGGLSVVFARGLHLGEQAGYGISAIVLAVCLHSLSMVLVKKIDAQLSGLESTSGALLVAAPCYLLVWLLFDGQWPADLGPRAAASILYLAIFGSVLGFVMFFYVLKQIDASRVALVTLLTPVLALLFGRLFNQEQIGLELYLGAMLILLGMGLYQWGGLVIRTLRYRAVSEPD, from the coding sequence ATGTCGGTGCCGACAGCTTATATCGGGGTGGTGTTGATCTGGTCGACCACGCCGCTGGCGATCAAATGGAGCGGGGAAGGGCCGGGCTTTTTGTTCGGCGTGGCCGCGCGCATGTGGCTCGGGGCGCTGGTCTGTGTGATCTTGCTGACATTGCTGTCCCGCGGGCTGCCCCGCGATCGTGCCGCCCTGAAAAGTTATCTGGCCGGGGGTATCGGGGTGTTCGGTGCCATGACCAGTGTTTACTGGGGGGCGCAGTATATTCCCTCGGGATTGATTTCCGTGCTGTTTGGTCTGACGCCGATCGTCACCGGCGTCATGGCGGCCCTGTGGCTGCAGGAGCGGGCCCTGAGCTGGCACAAACTCGGCGGTATCGTTCTGGCGTTAGGCGGCTTGAGCGTGGTTTTTGCCCGGGGTCTGCACCTGGGCGAGCAGGCCGGATACGGGATCAGCGCGATCGTGCTGGCGGTCTGTCTGCATTCGCTGAGCATGGTGCTGGTGAAAAAGATCGATGCGCAGTTGTCGGGGCTGGAATCGACCAGTGGTGCGTTGCTGGTGGCGGCGCCCTGTTATTTACTGGTCTGGTTGCTGTTCGATGGCCAGTGGCCAGCGGACCTCGGTCCACGGGCGGCCGCCTCGATCCTGTATCTGGCCATATTCGGCTCGGTGCTGGGCTTTGTCATGTTCTTTTATGTGCTGAAACAGATTGATGCCAGTCGCGTGGCGCTGGTAACCTTGTTGACACCTGTACTTGCCCTGTTGTTTGGGCGATTGTTCAACCAGGAGCAGATCGGTCTCGAGCTTTATCTGGGAGCGATGTTGATCCTGCTGGGAATGGGACTCTATCAATGGGGTGGACTGGTTATTCGTACCCTGCGCTATCGGGCGGTGAGCGAGCCGGATTGA
- the mltF gene encoding membrane-bound lytic murein transglycosylase MltF has translation MKQLRYGGLLLLTILLAGCGEETYLNRVKEQGKLVVVTRNAPTTYYVDRDGKTGFEYDLVSAFADDLGVELELMVRNNPAEILSLLEEGKVDLAAASLTRTEQRKDRYRFSDSYQQVTQQVVCRRGGAYPEEPEDLVGLSLTVPSETSYVDQLQRLQEEVPELTWEVDAEHDTEYLLERVWRRKLDCTVADSNIVKVNQRYMPELLVRFDISKPQPLAWAMPAEAHGLQSAVNNWLSGFRDDGVLEHLINKYYGFIEVFDYVDTRAFKRKVKRVLPTYKAMFQAAGRKYGIDWILLAAQAYQESHWDRLARSPTGVRGIMMLTRTTAREVGVSSRLDPEQSIMGGAKYLANLLGRLPDEISEPDRTWIALAAYNVGMGHVYDARKLAREQGMDPNLWHEFREVLPLLSQKKYYKDLRYGYARGSEPVRYVRRIRNYHDMLLQALKVE, from the coding sequence TTGAAACAGTTGCGCTATGGCGGCTTGCTGCTGTTGACCATCTTGCTTGCCGGTTGTGGCGAGGAAACGTATCTCAACCGTGTGAAGGAACAGGGCAAGCTGGTAGTGGTCACCCGCAACGCCCCGACGACCTATTATGTCGATCGTGACGGGAAGACGGGCTTTGAATACGACCTGGTTTCCGCTTTTGCCGATGATCTCGGCGTGGAGCTGGAGCTGATGGTGCGTAATAACCCGGCTGAAATCCTCAGTTTGCTCGAGGAGGGCAAGGTGGATCTGGCCGCAGCCAGCCTGACTCGCACCGAACAGCGTAAAGATCGTTATCGCTTTTCCGACAGTTACCAGCAGGTCACCCAGCAGGTGGTCTGTCGCCGTGGCGGGGCCTATCCCGAAGAGCCCGAAGACCTGGTTGGGCTGTCTCTCACGGTGCCGTCCGAAACCAGCTATGTCGATCAGTTACAGCGTTTGCAAGAAGAGGTTCCGGAGCTGACCTGGGAAGTGGATGCCGAACACGATACCGAGTATCTACTGGAGCGGGTCTGGCGCCGCAAGCTCGACTGTACCGTCGCTGATTCGAATATCGTCAAGGTCAACCAGCGATACATGCCTGAATTGCTGGTGCGCTTTGATATCAGCAAACCCCAGCCGCTGGCCTGGGCCATGCCTGCCGAAGCCCATGGCTTGCAAAGTGCAGTTAATAACTGGCTGTCCGGGTTTCGTGACGACGGCGTTCTGGAACACCTGATCAACAAGTATTATGGCTTTATCGAGGTGTTCGACTATGTCGACACTCGTGCCTTCAAGCGCAAGGTCAAGCGCGTCCTGCCCACATACAAGGCAATGTTCCAGGCAGCCGGCAGGAAATACGGTATCGACTGGATTCTGCTGGCGGCCCAGGCCTATCAGGAATCTCACTGGGATCGCCTGGCACGCAGCCCCACCGGGGTGCGTGGCATTATGATGCTGACCCGCACCACGGCAAGGGAAGTCGGGGTCTCAAGCCGGTTGGATCCCGAGCAGAGCATCATGGGCGGGGCCAAATACCTGGCGAACCTGCTTGGTCGGTTACCGGATGAGATCAGCGAACCGGATCGCACCTGGATCGCCCTGGCGGCCTATAACGTCGGCATGGGCCATGTCTACGACGCCCGCAAACTGGCGCGTGAACAGGGGATGGATCCAAACTTATGGCACGAATTCCGTGAAGTTCTGCCGTTGCTGTCGCAGAAAAAATATTACAAGGATTTACGCTACGGTTATGCCCGCGGCTCGGAGCCGGTACGCTACGTGCGGCGCATCCGCAACTACCACGACATGCTATTACAGGCTCTCAAGGTCGAATGA
- the ispG gene encoding flavodoxin-dependent (E)-4-hydroxy-3-methylbut-2-enyl-diphosphate synthase translates to MSNPVQRQRTVPVQVGHVTVGGDAPIVVQSMTNTDTADVAATVRQVRELSQAGSELVRITVNSAEAAAAVPRIRAALDEAGCSTPLVGDFHFNGHKLLSDYPDCAAALAKYRINPGNVGKGKKRDEQFARMIETAIHYDKPVRIGVNWGSLDQSLLARMMDENAKLPEPREPTALMHAAVVTSALESAQQAEELGLPHDKIILSCKMSGVQDLISVYQDLSAQCDYPLHLGLTEAGMGSKGIVASTAALAVLLQQGIGDTIRISLTPEPGGDRCQEVVVAQEILQSMGLRAFTPMVVACPGCGRTSSTYFQQLAMDIQSYLRQQMPQWRQQYAGVEEMSVAVMGCVVNGPGESKHANIGISLPGTGEKPVAPVYVDGEKTVTLKGDNIAGEFQQIIDDYIQRHYARHD, encoded by the coding sequence ATGAGCAATCCGGTTCAGCGCCAGCGTACGGTTCCCGTCCAGGTCGGCCATGTCACGGTCGGCGGCGATGCTCCGATCGTCGTGCAATCAATGACCAATACGGACACCGCCGATGTGGCCGCCACGGTCCGGCAGGTCCGCGAACTGAGTCAGGCCGGCTCCGAGCTGGTGCGCATTACCGTCAACAGCGCCGAGGCCGCCGCGGCCGTTCCGCGGATTCGCGCGGCCCTGGATGAGGCCGGCTGCAGCACCCCGCTGGTGGGCGATTTTCATTTCAACGGCCACAAGCTGCTGAGCGACTATCCCGACTGTGCCGCCGCACTGGCCAAGTACCGCATCAACCCCGGCAACGTGGGCAAGGGCAAAAAACGGGACGAGCAATTCGCGCGCATGATTGAAACGGCGATCCATTACGACAAGCCGGTGCGCATCGGGGTCAACTGGGGCTCGCTGGATCAGAGCCTGCTGGCCCGCATGATGGACGAAAATGCGAAACTGCCCGAGCCGCGCGAGCCGACCGCGCTGATGCACGCCGCGGTGGTCACCTCGGCGCTGGAGAGTGCCCAGCAGGCCGAGGAGCTGGGCCTGCCCCACGATAAAATCATTCTTTCCTGCAAGATGAGCGGCGTGCAGGATCTGATCAGCGTCTACCAGGATCTTTCGGCCCAATGTGATTATCCGCTGCACCTGGGGCTGACCGAAGCCGGTATGGGCTCCAAGGGCATCGTCGCCTCGACCGCCGCGCTGGCAGTGCTGTTGCAGCAGGGCATTGGCGACACCATTCGCATCTCCCTGACCCCGGAACCGGGCGGCGACCGCTGCCAGGAAGTGGTGGTCGCCCAGGAGATCCTGCAATCGATGGGATTACGCGCCTTCACACCGATGGTCGTGGCCTGCCCCGGCTGCGGTCGCACCTCCAGCACCTACTTCCAGCAACTGGCGATGGATATCCAGAGTTACCTGCGCCAGCAGATGCCGCAGTGGCGCCAGCAATATGCGGGGGTCGAAGAGATGAGCGTGGCGGTGATGGGTTGCGTGGTCAACGGCCCCGGCGAAAGCAAACACGCCAACATCGGCATCAGCCTGCCCGGCACCGGCGAAAAACCGGTCGCGCCGGTCTACGTGGACGGCGAGAAAACCGTCACCCTCAAGGGCGACAACATCGCCGGGGAATTCCAGCAAATCATCGACGACTACATCCAACGCCACTACGCACGTCATGACTGA
- a CDS encoding class I SAM-dependent methyltransferase: protein MAKQQAGKKPTMADQADRHVLYQKSVQAPEAEVAFFDQVFPELRGRKALSMKEDFCGTAYLAAEWCKSDPQRTAIGVDYDEETVEWGRKHNIEAEGGDLAERITLHIDDVRNVTEPQVDIVCAFNFSYCLFEKRDELIDYFKKARQSLVDDGLLILDLFGGTECEDVIEEETELEDEPATYIWEHVAFNPIDHHMKCAIHFEFDDGSRMQNAFTYEWRLWAIPEVREMLEAAGFSKSRVYWEKYEESDDDEDELEGTGEYEEVTEVENQESWMIYIVAEK from the coding sequence ATGGCAAAACAACAGGCAGGCAAGAAACCGACCATGGCCGATCAGGCAGACCGGCATGTGTTGTACCAGAAGTCGGTGCAGGCCCCGGAGGCGGAAGTCGCTTTCTTTGACCAGGTGTTCCCCGAATTGCGTGGCCGCAAGGCGCTGAGCATGAAAGAAGACTTCTGCGGTACCGCCTATCTGGCCGCCGAATGGTGCAAGTCGGATCCGCAACGTACCGCCATCGGCGTGGATTATGACGAAGAGACCGTCGAATGGGGCCGCAAGCACAACATCGAAGCCGAAGGCGGCGACCTGGCCGAGCGTATTACCCTGCACATCGATGACGTGCGCAACGTGACTGAGCCGCAGGTGGATATCGTCTGCGCCTTCAATTTCAGCTACTGCCTGTTCGAAAAGCGCGATGAACTGATCGACTACTTCAAAAAGGCCCGCCAGAGTCTGGTGGACGACGGCCTGTTGATTCTGGATTTGTTCGGCGGCACCGAGTGCGAAGACGTGATCGAAGAGGAGACCGAGCTCGAGGACGAGCCGGCCACCTACATCTGGGAACACGTCGCCTTCAACCCCATCGACCATCACATGAAATGCGCCATCCATTTCGAATTCGACGACGGCTCGCGCATGCAAAACGCCTTCACCTACGAATGGCGCCTGTGGGCCATTCCCGAAGTCCGCGAAATGCTCGAAGCAGCCGGCTTCAGCAAGTCACGGGTCTACTGGGAAAAATACGAAGAAAGCGATGACGACGAAGACGAGCTGGAAGGCACCGGTGAATACGAAGAAGTGACTGAAGTGGAAAACCAGGAATCCTGGATGATCTACATCGTCGCCGAGAAATAA
- a CDS encoding MBL fold metallo-hydrolase: MTQIINNEQYRIDALELGPMENFIYVITDHASGRAAVVDPAWEVPEILALAEQRCINISDILLTHSHHDHINGVEQVLQQYDAQLHLLKPEAEFWGKHLDLPTLHHGGDTIKVGDTEIRILHTPGHTPGSACYHIHDQLITGDTMFVWGCGRCDLSGGDPEQMYDTLNKLAKLPGNTVTLPGHNYADKTTATMEEQVRGNPFMHFHDRHKFVDYRMHIHDRVREEPYHAEPADDE, encoded by the coding sequence ATGACCCAGATTATAAACAACGAGCAGTACCGAATCGACGCGCTGGAACTGGGGCCGATGGAGAACTTCATTTACGTGATCACCGATCACGCCAGCGGGCGTGCCGCCGTAGTGGACCCGGCCTGGGAAGTGCCGGAGATCCTGGCGCTGGCCGAACAGCGCTGCATCAATATCAGCGACATCCTGCTCACCCACAGTCACCACGATCACATCAATGGTGTCGAACAGGTGTTACAGCAATACGACGCCCAGCTGCATCTGCTCAAACCCGAGGCCGAATTCTGGGGCAAGCACCTGGACCTGCCGACCCTGCATCACGGCGGCGATACCATCAAGGTCGGCGATACCGAGATCCGGATCCTCCACACGCCGGGCCACACCCCCGGTTCGGCCTGTTATCACATTCACGATCAGCTGATCACCGGCGACACTATGTTTGTCTGGGGTTGCGGACGCTGTGATCTCAGCGGCGGCGATCCGGAACAGATGTACGACACCCTGAACAAGCTGGCCAAGCTGCCAGGAAACACCGTCACCCTGCCCGGCCACAACTACGCGGATAAGACCACCGCGACCATGGAAGAACAGGTCAGGGGTAATCCCTTCATGCACTTTCACGACAGGCACAAATTCGTCGACTACCGCATGCACATCCACGACCGCGTCCGCGAAGAGCCCTACCATGCCGAGCCGGCGGACGACGAATGA
- a CDS encoding thiopurine S-methyltransferase, whose translation MEPEFWHERWENNLIGFHLDEVNPHLRAHWGSLAVEPGARVLVPLCGKSLDLIWLADQGYEVIGVEVSPVAVKDFFAENHLRANRIENQRCDIWRGESITLLCGDLFILTAQDLGVIDAVYDRGSLIALPSALRRRYVETLDTLVSATVPHLLITLDYDPAKMDGPPFAVSDAEVRELYGQHYQIDCLESEDVLAQNERFRKRGLDWLQESVFRLTPLKKP comes from the coding sequence ATGGAACCGGAGTTCTGGCACGAGCGTTGGGAGAATAACCTGATCGGGTTTCATCTCGATGAGGTCAATCCCCATCTGCGCGCCCACTGGGGCAGTCTGGCAGTCGAGCCGGGTGCCCGGGTCCTGGTGCCGTTGTGCGGCAAGAGTCTGGATCTGATCTGGCTGGCGGATCAGGGTTACGAGGTGATCGGCGTGGAGGTCAGCCCGGTTGCGGTCAAGGATTTTTTTGCCGAGAACCATTTGCGGGCGAACCGCATCGAAAACCAGCGCTGCGATATCTGGCGGGGCGAATCGATCACCCTGTTATGCGGCGATCTGTTTATCCTGACCGCGCAGGATCTGGGGGTGATCGATGCAGTCTATGACCGCGGCTCGCTCATCGCCCTGCCGTCGGCGCTGCGTCGCCGTTATGTCGAGACGCTCGATACCCTGGTGTCAGCCACAGTCCCGCATCTGCTCATCACCCTGGATTACGATCCCGCCAAAATGGACGGACCGCCCTTTGCCGTGAGTGACGCGGAGGTCCGGGAGCTGTACGGGCAGCACTATCAAATCGACTGCCTGGAATCGGAAGACGTGCTGGCACAGAACGAGCGCTTCCGCAAACGGGGGCTGGACTGGCTGCAGGAGTCGGTCTTTCGGTTGACGCCGCTAAAAAAGCCCTAA
- a CDS encoding lytic transglycosylase domain-containing protein: MKLPVIATVLSLGLLWGIASPVQAEYYLYQLPDGSRVITDRPKFDSAHKLVRKSGNPVGLGRYAAGHSTFNTAPAANYLRFENIIHAVANRHKIDAALVKAVIHTESFFNPNATSHKGASGLMQLMPATAERYGVTDLYSPRQNIEGGVRYLRDLMQRYPRQLKLVLAAYNAGEQAVDRYQGIPPYPETRKYVKKVLKKHTFYSNWP; this comes from the coding sequence ATGAAACTGCCTGTCATCGCCACCGTGCTGTCACTGGGACTGTTGTGGGGAATCGCCTCGCCGGTCCAGGCCGAATACTATTTATACCAGTTGCCCGACGGTTCCCGGGTAATCACCGATCGCCCCAAATTCGACAGCGCGCACAAGCTGGTGCGCAAAAGCGGCAATCCGGTCGGTCTGGGGCGCTATGCCGCCGGTCACAGCACCTTTAATACTGCGCCCGCCGCCAACTATCTGCGCTTCGAGAACATCATCCATGCCGTGGCCAACCGGCACAAGATCGACGCGGCGCTGGTCAAGGCGGTGATCCACACCGAGTCCTTCTTCAACCCGAATGCCACCTCGCACAAGGGGGCTTCCGGCCTGATGCAGTTGATGCCGGCCACCGCCGAGCGTTATGGCGTCACCGATCTCTACAGCCCGCGCCAGAATATCGAAGGCGGTGTGCGCTATCTGCGCGATCTGATGCAACGCTATCCCCGGCAACTCAAACTCGTGCTGGCCGCCTACAACGCCGGCGAACAGGCCGTGGACCGCTATCAGGGCATTCCTCCCTATCCCGAAACCCGCAAGTACGTCAAAAAAGTTCTGAAAAAACATACGTTTTACAGTAACTGGCCCTAG
- the dinB gene encoding DNA polymerase IV, whose amino-acid sequence MAILHVDMDAFYASVEVREQPALAGRPVIVGGSAEGRGVVAAASYEARRFGVHSAMPMARALRLCPEAVRLPARLDFYQQISQQIRAIFARYTPEIEPLSLDEAFLDVTASEKLFGTAREIALRIKQDIRDELSLVASVGIAPNKFLAKIASDLDKPDGLVEVAQDQVQTFLDPLPVSRLWGVGKATGARFEQLGIRTIGQLRGRTAEFLQMEFGKFGAHLWELAHGLDPRPVISDHRAKSISMENTFATDIREASILRAWLMDMAEQVACRLRRQDFYGRTIQIKLRFADFKTITRAHTLDEATRSTQAICHTALALLEEAWTPRSPAIRLLGVGVSGLAEVRLAPQQGDLFAGAETSTKKQQELDELADAINNRFGKQQLRRGGGITRR is encoded by the coding sequence ATGGCTATTTTGCATGTCGACATGGATGCGTTCTACGCCTCGGTGGAGGTGCGTGAGCAGCCGGCGCTGGCCGGTCGGCCGGTGATCGTCGGTGGCTCGGCCGAGGGACGGGGCGTAGTGGCGGCGGCCAGTTACGAGGCGCGCCGGTTCGGGGTGCACAGTGCCATGCCCATGGCCCGGGCGCTGCGTTTGTGTCCCGAGGCGGTGCGCTTGCCGGCGCGGCTCGATTTCTACCAGCAAATCTCGCAGCAGATCCGCGCGATCTTCGCCCGTTATACCCCCGAGATCGAACCGTTGTCGCTGGACGAGGCGTTTCTGGATGTGACCGCCAGTGAAAAGCTGTTCGGGACGGCCCGGGAGATTGCCCTGCGGATCAAGCAGGATATTCGGGATGAATTGTCGCTGGTCGCCTCGGTGGGCATTGCGCCCAACAAGTTCCTGGCCAAGATTGCCTCGGACCTCGATAAGCCTGATGGCCTGGTCGAGGTGGCGCAGGACCAGGTGCAGACCTTTCTCGATCCGTTACCGGTTTCCCGTTTATGGGGCGTGGGCAAGGCCACCGGCGCCCGCTTCGAACAACTGGGCATTCGCACCATCGGTCAGTTGCGCGGGCGTACTGCTGAATTTTTACAGATGGAGTTCGGCAAGTTCGGCGCTCACCTGTGGGAGCTGGCGCACGGCCTGGATCCCCGCCCGGTCATCAGCGATCATCGGGCCAAATCGATCTCCATGGAAAATACGTTTGCCACGGACATTCGCGAGGCATCGATTCTGCGTGCCTGGTTGATGGATATGGCCGAACAGGTCGCGTGTCGGTTACGCCGGCAGGATTTTTACGGACGCACCATCCAGATCAAGTTGCGCTTCGCCGATTTTAAAACCATCACGCGTGCCCATACGCTTGATGAGGCCACCCGATCGACGCAGGCGATCTGCCATACCGCACTCGCCCTGCTGGAGGAAGCCTGGACACCGCGCTCACCGGCAATACGCCTGCTCGGCGTCGGTGTCAGCGGCCTGGCAGAGGTGCGGCTGGCACCACAGCAGGGGGATCTGTTCGCCGGGGCAGAGACGTCCACAAAGAAACAACAGGAGCTCGATGAGCTGGCCGATGCGATCAACAACCGGTTCGGCAAACAGCAATTGCGCCGCGGCGGCGGAATTACACGGCGTTAG